A single window of Nicotiana tomentosiformis chromosome 1, ASM39032v3, whole genome shotgun sequence DNA harbors:
- the LOC138896447 gene encoding transcription factor GTE11-like isoform X2 has product MVLVYTCQPDQVTGNIMGCGGRKRKISITNFDAKKELEKDDNKKLRAAMLKQRYADLILKSQQQELDEKEKKTDLWEKRFQEALAKSQRKRDRMAARFAIDNIKRTVDFDDNLQAERDFLIMTGGATSYWSAVYSDVNSFFFVCWRSVGGYYTHFALSQPQVYVMV; this is encoded by the exons ATGGTGTTGGTTTATACTTGTCAGCCAGACCAAGTTACAGGGAATATTATGGGCTGCGGCGGCAGAAAGAGGAAGATCTCGATTACCAACTTTGATGCTAAAAAGGAGTTGGAAAAGGACGACAACAAAAAGCTTCGGGCAGCGATGCTTAAGCAACGCTACGCTGATTTGATATTGAAATCCCAGCAACAAGAGTTGgatgaaaaagagaagaaaactgACCTGTGGGAGAAGCGGTTCCAAGAAGCGTTAGCAAAGTCTCAGCGGAAGAGAGATCGAATGGCGGCCCGGTTCGCTATTGATAACATCAAAAGGACCGTCGACTTTGACGATAATCTGCAGGCTGAGAGAGATTTCTTGATCATGACCGGTGGCGCAACAAGTTATTG GAGTGCAGTGTATTCAGACGTGAACTCCTTTTTTTTTGTATGCTGGCGATCTGTTGGAGGTTATTACACACACTTTGCACTCTCTCAACCCCAAGTCTACGTGATGGTTTAG
- the LOC138896447 gene encoding transcription factor GTE11-like isoform X1: protein MVLVYTCQPDQVTGNIMGCGGRKRKISITNFDAKKELEKDDNKKLRAAMLKQRYADLILKSQQQELDEKEKKTDLWEKRFQEALAKSQRKRDRMAARFAIDNIKRTVDFDDNLQAERDFLIMTGGATSYCLFYRSAVYSDVNSFFFVCWRSVGGYYTHFALSQPQVYVMV, encoded by the exons ATGGTGTTGGTTTATACTTGTCAGCCAGACCAAGTTACAGGGAATATTATGGGCTGCGGCGGCAGAAAGAGGAAGATCTCGATTACCAACTTTGATGCTAAAAAGGAGTTGGAAAAGGACGACAACAAAAAGCTTCGGGCAGCGATGCTTAAGCAACGCTACGCTGATTTGATATTGAAATCCCAGCAACAAGAGTTGgatgaaaaagagaagaaaactgACCTGTGGGAGAAGCGGTTCCAAGAAGCGTTAGCAAAGTCTCAGCGGAAGAGAGATCGAATGGCGGCCCGGTTCGCTATTGATAACATCAAAAGGACCGTCGACTTTGACGATAATCTGCAGGCTGAGAGAGATTTCTTGATCATGACCGGTGGCGCAACAAGTTATTG TTTGTTCTATAGGAGTGCAGTGTATTCAGACGTGAACTCCTTTTTTTTTGTATGCTGGCGATCTGTTGGAGGTTATTACACACACTTTGCACTCTCTCAACCCCAAGTCTACGTGATGGTTTAG
- the LOC104085249 gene encoding uncharacterized protein: MVTRTEEEEVNRLENQVENGGGGAWEYLCLVHKLKLRRSDLVLKHGLSILNDSKKRSALGPEEWTLYEQVAVAAMDCQSLDVAKDCIKVLQKKFPGSKRVGRLEAMLLEARGLWSEAENAYSSLLEENPFDQVVHKRRAAMAKAQGNTSAAIDWLNKYLDLFMADHEAWRELAEIYVSLQMYKQAAFCYEELILSQPTVPLYHLSYADVLYTLGGLENLQMAKKYYASTIDLTGGKSTRALFGICLCTSAIGQLSKGRSKEDKESSELQSLSAMALEKDYKQRAPSNLSVLSSTLRSLKI, translated from the exons ATGGTAACAAGAACAGAGGAAGAAGAGGTAAACAGATTGGAGAATCAAGTAGAGAATGGAGGGGGAGGTGCTTGGGAATATCTGTGCCTTGTCCATAAACTCAAGCTCCGTCGATCTGATTTGGTGTTGAAGCACGGCCTCTCCATTCTCAATGACTCTAAAAAGAGATCTGCTCTTGGTCCTGAAG AGTGGACTCTTTATGAGCAGGTAGCTGTTGCAGCTATGGATTGTCAGTCTCTTGATGTGgcaaag GACTGCATAAAGGTTTTGCAAAAGAAGTTTCCAGGGAGCAAAAGGGTTG GCAGGCTAGAAGCTATGTTGCTAGAGGCCAGGGGATTGTGGTCAGAGGCAGAAAATGCTTACTCAAGCCTTTTGGAGGAAAATCCATTTGATCAG GTTGTACATAAGAGGAGGGCAGCCATGGCAAAGGCGCAAGGCAATACGTCAGCAGCAATTGACTGGCTTAACAAGTATCTTGACTT ATTCATGGCTGATCATGAAGCTTGGAGAGAGCTTGCTGAAATATATGTTTCCCTGCAAAT GTACAAGCAAGCAGCTTTCTGCTATGAGGAGCTGATCTTATCTCAACCGACAGTTCCTTTATATCACCTATCCTACGCTGAT GTGCTCTATACACTTGGTGGACTAGAAAATCTTCAGATGGCAAAGAAATATTATGCATCTACCATTGACTTAACTGGTGGCAAGAGTACCAGAGCACTTTTTGGCATATGTTTG TGTACGTCTGCCATTGGACAGTTGAGTAAAGGGCGAAGCAAGGAGGACAAGGAGAGCTCGGAGCTGCAATCTTTGTCCGCAATGGCATTGGAGAAAGACTATAAGCAGAGAGCTCCCAGCAATCTCTCTGTGCTTAGTTCAACATTAAGAAGCTTGAAAATCTAA
- the LOC104085247 gene encoding pentatricopeptide repeat-containing protein At3g60050-like — protein sequence MYSVALFGQRVIQRFSYFSSFSRFLCNRQFDTDGTGNGFGKIEDYLNESWKSMNSGNNMKDKPDIQESPDFIGINGCYEGDFRQNFKSRHNFIEKVRNEACMILEILQQDGPGFDAKEALDNSHITVSSLLVREVLLGILKTINYANKNRCAKLGYKFFVWSGQQENYRHTANSYHLIMKIFAESEEFKAMWRLVDEMIEKGYPTTARTFNLLICTCGEAGLARKVVERFIKSKTFNYRPFRHSFNAILHSLLGVNQYRLIEWVYQQMLVEGHLPDILTYNILLCSKYRLGKLDQFHRLLDEMGRNGFSPDFHTFNILLHVLGKGDKPLAVLNLLNHMKEVGCEPSILHFTTLIDGLSRAGNLDACKYFFEEMVRQGCVPDVVCYTVMITGYVVAGELDKAQELFSDMIVNGQLPNVFTYNAMIRGLCMAEKFDEACMMVKEMESRGCNPNFMVYSTLVSYLKKAGKLSKAHEVIRHMVEKGQYIHLVPKFKRYRRC from the coding sequence ATGTATTCTGTAGCTCTTTTTGGTCAAAGAGTTATTCAGAGATTCTCATATTTTAGCAGCTTTTCACGGTTTTTATGTAATCGACAATTTGACACTGATGGCACTGGAAATGGGTTTGGAAAAATCGAAGATTACTTGAATGAGAGCTGGAAGAGTATGAACTCCGGTAATAATATGAAAGATAAGCCTGATATACAGGAGTCGCCTGACTTTATTGGAATCAATGGCTGCTATGAAGGTGATTTCCGACAAAATTTTAAAAGTCGGCACAACTTTATTGAGAAAGTGAGAAATGAGGCTTGTATGATTCTTGAAATTCTTCAACAAGATGGTCCAGGATTTGATGCAAAAGAAGCTTTAGATAATTCGCATATTACAGTTTCAAGCCTGCTTGTGAGAGAAGTTCTTCTAGGTATcttgaaaacaataaattatGCTAATAAAAATAGGTGTGCGAAGCTGGGGTACAAGTTCTTTGTATGGTCTGGTCAACAAGAAAATTACCGGCATACGGCCAATTCGTACCATCTGATAATGAAGATTTTTGCAGAGTCTGAGGAATTCAAGGCAATGTGGAGATTAGTAGATGAGATGATTGAGAAAGGATACCCTACAACTGCTAGGACATTTAATTTGTTGATATGTACTTGTGGAGAGGCAGGTTTGGCTAGAAAAGTAGTAGAGAGGTTTATTAAGTCAAAGACATTCAATTATAGACCATTCAGGCATTCATTTAATGCAATTTTACATTCCCTTCTGGGTGTAAATCAGTACAGGTTAATTGAGTGGGTGTATCAGCAAATGTTGGTTGAAGGTCATCTTCCTGATATTTTAACTTATAACATACTGCTATGCTCGAAATATAGGCTGGGAAAGCTGGATCAATTTCATAGATTATTAGATGAAatgggtcggaatggattttcacCCGATTTTCATACATTTAACATCCTGCTTCATGTTCTTGGTAAAGGAGACAAACCGCTAGCAGTACTCAACCTTCTAAACCACATGAAAGAAGTTGGTTGTGAGCCAAGCATTCTGCATTTTACCACTTTGATAGATGGGCTAAGTCGGGCGGGTAATCTGGATGCATGCAAATACTTCTTTGAAGAGATGGTTAGGCAGGGTTGTGTGCCTGATGTTGTGTGTTACACTGTTATGATAACAGGATATGTTGTGGCTGGGGAACTTGATAAAGCTCAGGAACTATTTAGTGACATGATCGTCAATGGGCAGTTGCCAAACGTGTTTACTTACAATGCCATGATTCGTGGGCTCTGTATGGCTGAGAAATTTGATGAGGCATGCATGATGGTGAAAGAAATGGAATCGAGGGGTTGTAATCCAAATTTCATGGTGTATAGTACTTTAGTCAGTTACTTGAAAAAAGCTGGAAAGCTGTCCAAAGCTCATGAAGTAATTAGACATATGGTGGAAAAAGGACAGTATATCCATCTCGTTCCAAAGTTCAAAAGATATAGAAGATGTTAA